One Candidatus Hydrogenedentota bacterium DNA window includes the following coding sequences:
- a CDS encoding nicotinamidase, with amino-acid sequence MKPLETDALLVVDVQNDFCTGGALAVPRGETVVGPINRLVDKFRHVTFTRDWHPSDHCSFGFPPEFRDGSWPVHCVQDTPGAEFRGDLRVPLDAIFINKGDDPGSEAYSAFEGTRLADELRRRGVTRVYVAGLTLDYCVRSTALDAVRLGFSAAVVRDAVQAVNPDQSDAVFAELTAAGVDLPVTEDLL; translated from the coding sequence TTGAAACCCCTCGAGACAGACGCTTTGCTGGTGGTGGACGTTCAGAACGACTTTTGCACGGGCGGCGCGCTGGCCGTGCCCCGGGGCGAAACGGTGGTCGGCCCCATCAACCGGCTGGTGGACAAGTTCCGCCATGTGACCTTCACCCGCGACTGGCACCCCTCCGACCACTGCAGTTTCGGGTTCCCGCCGGAGTTCCGCGATGGGAGCTGGCCCGTCCACTGCGTGCAGGACACGCCCGGCGCGGAGTTCCGCGGCGACCTGCGCGTGCCGCTGGACGCCATCTTCATCAACAAGGGCGACGATCCCGGCAGCGAGGCGTACAGCGCCTTCGAGGGAACCCGCCTGGCCGACGAGCTGCGCAGGCGCGGCGTGACCCGGGTGTACGTGGCGGGTCTGACACTGGACTACTGCGTGCGGTCCACGGCCCTCGACGCGGTGCGCCTCGGATTCTCCGCGGCGGTGGTGCGGGACGCGGTGCAGGCGGTGAACCCGGACCAGTCCGACGCGGTGTTTGCGGAACTCACGGCGGCGGGCGTGGACCTGCCGGTGACGGAAGACCTGCTATGA
- a CDS encoding NUDIX hydrolase, translated as MEKRKTHTYSWPRPNVTVDAVVFRPGAGGCPEILLIRRDRAPFAGRWALPGGFVEEHEPLETAAARELAEETGLEGVALRQLHAFGDPGRDPRGHTISVVYTGEAPPEARVRGGDDAREAAWFPVDTLPPLAFDHLKIVEYALACRSEEPQI; from the coding sequence ATGGAGAAACGAAAAACGCACACCTATTCCTGGCCCCGGCCCAACGTCACGGTGGACGCGGTGGTGTTCCGCCCGGGAGCGGGGGGGTGCCCGGAGATTCTGCTGATCCGCCGGGACCGGGCCCCCTTCGCCGGGCGCTGGGCCCTGCCGGGCGGGTTTGTGGAGGAGCACGAGCCCCTCGAAACGGCGGCGGCCCGGGAACTGGCGGAAGAAACGGGGTTGGAGGGCGTGGCGCTGCGCCAGCTGCACGCCTTCGGCGACCCGGGCCGCGACCCGCGCGGCCACACCATCTCGGTTGTCTACACCGGCGAAGCCCCTCCGGAGGCCCGGGTTCGCGGGGGCGACGACGCCCGTGAGGCGGCGTGGTTTCCCGTGGACACGCTCCCTCCGCTGGCGTTCGACCATCTCAAAATTGTAGAGTATGCCCTTGCATGCCGCAGTGAGGAGCCCCAGATTTGA